One stretch of Desulfatibacillum aliphaticivorans DSM 15576 DNA includes these proteins:
- a CDS encoding GGDEF domain-containing protein, producing METKEQNEAVISREEFTSAMSGLVFKTLQLISKRGEPLTPEMLAELLMEDPNYKEALEKAIQDRVESDGVSLTEQEILLSEIQTLTDERNSLAEKLNKYKKEILVQGVEEADETSEAKVCPRRFRFLLISFLNIVRLDMGLGKLEELDALAQEAHRADSSEVLSRVADRILDLVESRLEIVHDERKQNAEFLKAVDDNLIAIEGQVLDTHAENQQSHEDNQAFFGEMDGKVKDVSQTLSSGTDSPEFRVNLLEKMQLIKSALEEKHARDVKRLNNANSRMTKLKKSLKSLMRQVGEAQSRARILEEQAMVDALTEIPNRRAYEERLAQEWSRYQRSGSAFSMLMVDLDRFKSINDTFGHAVGDTCLQGVVSLLKPNLRSSDFLARFGGEEFVIILPDTTREGAVMAGEKLRKKVEKANFVYDGEKVNVTISVGGTKVREADKDTNDLFIRLDEAMYQAKESGRNRMIWQD from the coding sequence ATGGAAACCAAGGAACAGAACGAAGCTGTAATCTCGCGGGAAGAATTCACCAGCGCCATGTCCGGTTTGGTGTTCAAGACTCTCCAGCTTATTTCCAAACGCGGCGAGCCTTTGACGCCGGAAATGCTCGCGGAATTGCTGATGGAGGACCCTAACTACAAGGAAGCCCTGGAAAAAGCCATCCAGGACAGGGTGGAGTCGGACGGCGTTTCCCTGACTGAGCAGGAAATCCTGCTTAGCGAAATCCAAACCCTCACTGACGAACGGAACTCCCTTGCGGAGAAGCTGAACAAATACAAAAAGGAAATTCTGGTTCAGGGAGTGGAAGAGGCGGACGAAACCTCGGAAGCGAAAGTCTGCCCGCGGCGATTTCGTTTTTTGCTGATCTCCTTTTTGAACATAGTCCGCCTGGACATGGGCCTGGGCAAGCTGGAGGAATTGGACGCCCTGGCCCAAGAAGCCCATAGGGCGGATAGCAGCGAAGTGCTTTCCCGTGTGGCCGACCGGATTTTGGATCTGGTGGAGTCGCGCCTGGAAATCGTCCATGACGAGCGCAAGCAAAACGCCGAGTTTTTAAAAGCCGTGGATGACAATCTTATCGCCATTGAAGGTCAGGTTCTTGACACCCATGCCGAAAATCAGCAATCCCATGAAGACAATCAAGCCTTTTTCGGAGAAATGGACGGCAAGGTGAAAGACGTCAGCCAGACATTGTCTTCCGGGACGGATTCGCCGGAGTTCCGGGTTAACCTGCTGGAAAAGATGCAGCTTATCAAGTCCGCCCTGGAGGAAAAGCATGCCAGGGACGTCAAGCGCCTCAACAACGCCAACAGCCGCATGACCAAGCTGAAAAAAAGCCTGAAGTCCCTTATGAGGCAGGTGGGCGAGGCCCAAAGCAGGGCGCGGATATTGGAAGAACAGGCCATGGTGGACGCCTTGACGGAAATTCCCAATCGCCGGGCTTACGAAGAAAGGCTTGCCCAGGAGTGGTCCCGCTATCAGCGGTCGGGCAGCGCTTTTTCCATGCTAATGGTGGACCTGGACCGATTCAAAAGCATCAACGACACCTTCGGCCACGCCGTGGGAGACACCTGCCTGCAGGGCGTGGTGAGCCTGTTAAAGCCCAACCTGCGCAGTTCGGATTTTCTGGCCCGGTTCGGCGGCGAGGAATTTGTGATCATCCTGCCGGACACAACCAGGGAAGGCGCGGTCATGGCCGGAGAAAAGCTGCGCAAGAAAGTGGAAAAGGCCAACTTCGTCTACGACGGGGAAAAGGTGAACGTCACCATTTCCGTGGGAGGAACCAAGGTCAGGGAGGCGGATAAAGACACCAACGATCTTTTCATCCGCCTGGACGAAGCCATGTATCAGGCCAAGGAATCCGGCCGAAACCGCATGATTTGGCAGGATTGA
- a CDS encoding MFS transporter — translation MFFRFALATYCRFLLNVSRRFAYPFAPVLARGLGVPLTAISSILALNQFTTLSGVAIGPAADRVGYKPMMLLAMGMLSLVLLAGGLVPQYGMVMAALLLVGLGKSIFDPALQAYVGKHIPFEKRGMVVGLLEVAWAASMLIGIPLIGYAIEKWGWRSPFIILGCLCLGGMVLLFFFIPGEKAPTASGKGVGYKTAWKALVRERSCLGILGFSFFLCAGNDCLFIASGAWMEESFGLGIAALGMGAGIIGLAELCGEGLTASLSDKIGLPRAIMLGGICCAASYCLLPVLSFSLPSALSGIFLVFMAFEFTIVSTLALSTELLPAYRATLMSGLLSFAGLGRSFGTLMGGFLWERMGIPGIGVFSAVMTLSAVLFLAWSLKGWKKG, via the coding sequence ATGTTTTTCCGCTTCGCCTTAGCCACATATTGCCGCTTTCTGCTCAACGTGTCACGGCGTTTCGCCTATCCATTCGCTCCGGTCCTGGCCAGAGGGCTGGGCGTCCCCCTGACTGCAATCAGCTCTATTTTGGCATTGAACCAGTTTACCACATTATCCGGCGTGGCCATAGGGCCGGCCGCGGATCGGGTCGGGTACAAGCCCATGATGCTGCTGGCCATGGGCATGCTGTCCCTGGTGCTTCTGGCCGGAGGCCTGGTTCCCCAATACGGCATGGTCATGGCCGCCCTGTTGCTGGTGGGCCTGGGAAAGAGCATTTTCGATCCTGCGCTGCAGGCTTATGTGGGCAAGCATATCCCCTTTGAAAAACGAGGCATGGTCGTGGGCCTGCTGGAGGTGGCCTGGGCCGCCAGCATGCTTATCGGCATACCACTCATAGGCTACGCCATTGAAAAATGGGGCTGGCGTTCTCCTTTCATTATTTTAGGCTGCCTGTGCCTGGGCGGGATGGTTCTGCTGTTTTTTTTCATCCCCGGAGAAAAAGCGCCGACTGCTTCCGGCAAGGGCGTGGGGTACAAGACCGCCTGGAAAGCCCTGGTGCGGGAGCGTTCATGCCTGGGCATCCTGGGCTTTTCGTTTTTCCTTTGCGCGGGCAACGATTGCCTGTTCATAGCCAGCGGCGCCTGGATGGAGGAATCCTTCGGCCTGGGAATCGCCGCCCTTGGCATGGGCGCGGGAATCATCGGACTGGCCGAGCTTTGCGGAGAAGGCCTGACCGCCAGCCTGTCCGACAAGATCGGGCTGCCCCGGGCCATCATGCTGGGCGGAATCTGCTGCGCAGCCAGCTACTGCCTGCTGCCGGTCCTCAGCTTTTCCCTGCCTTCGGCGTTATCCGGAATATTCCTGGTTTTCATGGCCTTTGAGTTCACCATCGTCTCCACCCTGGCCTTAAGCACTGAACTGCTGCCGGCCTACCGGGCCACGCTCATGAGCGGATTGTTGTCCTTTGCAGGCCTGGGCAGGTCCTTCGGCACCCTCATGGGCGGCTTTTTGTGGGAAAGGATGGGCATCCCGGGCATTGGCGTGTTTTCCGCGGTCATGACCCTCTCCGCGGTTTTGTTTCTGGCCTGGAGCCTCAAGGGCTGGAAAAAGGGATGA
- a CDS encoding alkaline phosphatase — protein MKPRSGFGRIAGCLLMAAALFIMAAGPVCAEAEMYKGFRKAKYVFLFIGDGMGMPQRSAAEVYLSDEANGGSQKLLAMNQFPAQGVTTTHANNRFITGSAASATAMACGVKTNINFIGVDPELNPVPTIAEVAKEKGMSVGIVSSVSIDHATPAAFYAHQPTRKMYHEIDVDLAESGFDYFGGGGFVDPTGKKSKAPQGDALEIAKRRGYTIITDKTEFMNYDGDKLIAYNNRLPDGKALPYAIDNSALDINLEEFTQKGIDILSKNKNGFFLMVEGGKIDWACHANDAVSAIQDTLAFDNSIKAALDFYKEHPKNTLIIVTGDHECGGMTLGFAGTVYSTQFDVLSKQRLSFQAFTDHIVDKYKKEHAKDGGDFNDIVPMLSYYFGLETQGEGPMVLKDFELAELNKAFQQTMKGDKIKAGTQEYLLYGSYDPLTMKVTHILNQKAGIGWTSYSHTGVPITTSAMGLGCEIFNGFYDNTDIPKKIASIMGVEL, from the coding sequence ATGAAACCAAGATCAGGATTTGGAAGAATTGCAGGCTGTTTGCTTATGGCGGCGGCCCTTTTTATTATGGCTGCAGGCCCGGTTTGCGCGGAAGCGGAGATGTACAAGGGCTTCAGAAAGGCGAAATACGTGTTCCTGTTCATCGGAGACGGCATGGGCATGCCCCAGCGCTCGGCCGCTGAGGTGTATCTTTCCGACGAAGCCAACGGCGGAAGCCAGAAATTGCTGGCCATGAATCAATTTCCCGCCCAGGGCGTCACCACCACCCACGCCAACAACCGTTTCATCACCGGCTCCGCGGCTTCCGCCACCGCCATGGCATGCGGCGTCAAGACCAACATCAACTTCATCGGCGTGGATCCTGAGTTGAATCCCGTCCCCACCATCGCCGAAGTCGCCAAGGAAAAAGGCATGTCCGTGGGCATCGTCTCCAGCGTTTCCATTGACCACGCCACCCCGGCCGCTTTTTACGCGCATCAGCCCACCCGCAAGATGTATCACGAAATCGACGTGGACCTGGCTGAGAGCGGTTTTGATTACTTCGGCGGCGGCGGATTTGTAGACCCCACGGGAAAAAAATCCAAAGCCCCCCAGGGCGACGCTCTGGAAATCGCCAAAAGGCGCGGCTACACCATCATCACGGACAAAACTGAATTCATGAATTATGACGGCGACAAGCTGATTGCCTACAATAACAGGCTTCCTGACGGAAAGGCCCTGCCCTACGCCATTGACAACTCCGCCCTGGACATCAACCTGGAGGAATTCACCCAAAAAGGCATCGACATCCTGAGCAAGAACAAAAATGGATTTTTCCTGATGGTGGAAGGCGGCAAAATCGACTGGGCCTGCCACGCCAACGACGCGGTTTCCGCAATTCAAGACACCTTGGCTTTTGACAACTCCATCAAAGCCGCCCTGGACTTCTACAAGGAACACCCCAAAAACACCCTGATCATCGTCACCGGCGACCATGAGTGCGGCGGCATGACCCTGGGCTTTGCAGGAACCGTGTACTCCACCCAGTTTGACGTGCTGAGCAAGCAGCGCTTGTCCTTCCAGGCTTTCACCGATCACATTGTGGACAAATACAAGAAAGAACACGCCAAAGACGGCGGCGACTTCAACGACATCGTTCCCATGTTGAGCTACTACTTCGGCCTGGAAACCCAGGGCGAAGGCCCCATGGTCCTCAAGGATTTCGAACTGGCGGAACTGAATAAGGCTTTCCAGCAGACCATGAAGGGCGACAAGATCAAGGCCGGAACCCAGGAATACCTGCTTTACGGCTCCTACGATCCCCTGACCATGAAGGTCACCCACATCCTGAACCAGAAAGCCGGCATCGGCTGGACGTCCTACTCCCATACCGGCGTGCCCATCACCACCTCCGCCATGGGCCTTGGATGCGAAATCTTCAACGGCTTTTACGACAACACGGACATTCCCAAGAAAATCGCCTCCATCATGGGTGTGGAGCTCTAA
- a CDS encoding YibE/F family protein yields MKRDLILTLFFVVMTLVVMALPTGFSDRGDAKAVRCKGKVLETDNSLLRQYGIVRMGAQSLEVELLNGPFKGEIVSAENHVTGKMDIDKIFLPGDKAYMVLTTKDGAVAYANAMDHYRLDVELVLLSLFFLLLILFGGWTGAKAILSFIFSAAVIWQIMVPMFLKGYNPIVTAVAVVTVVSAAVIFLVGGLSKQGFVAFAGAVAGVVTTCVLALAFGGAFKLHGAVRPFSETLLYCGFADISLTQVFLASVFIASSGAVMDLAMDVASAMNELALKRPDMDFWESLRSGLAVGRAVVGTMTTTLLFAYSGGYITLLMVFMAQGVALGNLFNLNYVSAEILNTLVGSFGLITVAPFTALAGALVFTRGRKSGADLQTAE; encoded by the coding sequence GTGAAACGAGACCTGATTCTCACCCTGTTTTTCGTGGTCATGACCCTGGTTGTCATGGCTTTGCCCACGGGATTTTCGGACCGGGGAGACGCCAAGGCGGTCCGGTGCAAAGGGAAAGTGCTTGAGACGGACAACTCCCTGCTGCGCCAATACGGCATCGTGCGCATGGGCGCCCAATCCCTGGAGGTCGAGCTCTTGAACGGGCCGTTTAAGGGGGAAATCGTTTCCGCTGAAAATCATGTGACCGGCAAGATGGACATCGACAAAATTTTCCTGCCCGGCGACAAAGCCTACATGGTCTTGACGACTAAGGACGGGGCCGTGGCCTACGCCAATGCCATGGACCACTACCGGCTGGACGTGGAGTTGGTGCTTTTATCCTTGTTTTTTTTGCTGCTGATATTGTTCGGAGGCTGGACCGGCGCCAAGGCCATATTATCGTTTATCTTTTCAGCGGCGGTCATCTGGCAGATCATGGTCCCCATGTTCCTCAAGGGTTACAATCCCATTGTGACGGCCGTGGCCGTGGTGACGGTGGTGAGCGCGGCGGTGATTTTTCTTGTGGGGGGATTGAGCAAGCAGGGATTTGTCGCTTTTGCCGGGGCTGTGGCCGGAGTGGTCACCACCTGTGTGCTGGCCCTGGCTTTCGGAGGCGCCTTTAAGCTGCACGGCGCGGTGAGGCCGTTCAGCGAAACCCTCCTTTATTGCGGCTTCGCCGATATATCCCTTACCCAGGTTTTTCTGGCTTCCGTGTTTATCGCCTCGTCCGGAGCGGTCATGGATCTGGCCATGGACGTGGCTTCGGCCATGAACGAGCTGGCCCTCAAAAGGCCGGACATGGACTTTTGGGAATCCCTCAGATCAGGCCTGGCCGTGGGCAGGGCTGTTGTGGGAACCATGACCACCACCCTGCTTTTCGCCTATTCGGGGGGATACATCACCCTGTTGATGGTGTTCATGGCCCAGGGCGTCGCCTTGGGAAACCTGTTTAACCTGAACTATGTGTCTGCGGAGATTTTAAACACCCTGGTGGGCAGTTTTGGACTGATTACGGTGGCGCCGTTCACCGCGCTCGCCGGCGCCCTGGTTTTCACCAGGGGCCGGAAAAGCGGCGCAGATTTGCAGACAGCCGAATAA
- a CDS encoding DUF255 domain-containing protein yields the protein MSDQGLDIDFTVDESNLYREESITDMKVASIRRLVPIKTDGSEDPDRKTIFIGHTQLMSSQGPVPIQETLEVETLEEAIKAFPAAMEKSLKEMVDRIQQMQREQEIMQREESRIIVPGR from the coding sequence ATGAGCGATCAAGGCTTGGACATCGATTTCACTGTAGACGAAAGCAACCTGTACCGGGAAGAGTCCATTACGGACATGAAGGTGGCGTCTATCAGGAGATTGGTCCCTATTAAAACGGACGGGTCCGAAGACCCGGACAGGAAAACCATCTTCATCGGCCACACCCAGCTTATGTCTTCCCAGGGCCCTGTGCCCATCCAGGAAACCCTGGAAGTGGAAACCCTGGAAGAGGCCATCAAGGCCTTTCCCGCCGCCATGGAAAAGTCCCTCAAAGAAATGGTGGACAGAATTCAGCAAATGCAGCGCGAGCAGGAAATCATGCAGCGCGAGGAATCCCGGATTATCGTTCCCGGCCGTTAA
- a CDS encoding YchJ family protein translates to MSQCPCGSEKEYAQCCEPFIKGGDYAKTAEQLMRSRYTAYTLAEIDYIRDTIDPDNNDDFDENSARDWAENSEWHSLEIVSTFKGGEDDEAGQVEFIADYSQKNARTKHHELADFRKIDGKWYFVDGEAVAPKPVKRDKPKVGRNDPCPCGSGKKYKKCCG, encoded by the coding sequence ATGAGTCAGTGCCCCTGCGGGTCCGAAAAAGAATATGCACAATGCTGCGAGCCCTTTATCAAGGGCGGCGATTATGCAAAAACCGCCGAGCAATTGATGCGCTCCAGATATACGGCCTACACCCTGGCTGAAATAGACTACATCAGGGACACCATCGACCCTGATAACAACGATGACTTTGACGAGAACAGCGCCAGGGATTGGGCTGAAAACTCCGAATGGCACAGCCTGGAAATCGTCTCCACCTTCAAGGGCGGCGAAGACGACGAAGCCGGCCAGGTGGAGTTTATCGCCGATTACAGCCAGAAAAACGCCAGGACGAAACACCACGAACTGGCTGACTTCCGCAAGATTGACGGCAAATGGTATTTTGTGGACGGCGAGGCCGTGGCGCCCAAGCCGGTCAAGCGGGATAAGCCCAAGGTCGGCCGCAACGATCCCTGCCCTTGCGGAAGCGGAAAAAAATATAAAAAATGCTGCGGATAA
- a CDS encoding gamma carbonic anhydrase family protein, with protein sequence MEQEKLKPAVHETAFIADGARLRGDVVIAQGSGVWYNAVMRGDEGRISVGEGTNIQDCVVVHSDLGMGADIGNGCTVGHGAVIRGAKIGDNVMVGMNSTIMTGVEIGRDSIVAANALVSYNKKFPPRSLIQGVPARFVRELTDDEVESNVMAAKLYIELARRYSSGQVAGLED encoded by the coding sequence ATGGAACAGGAAAAATTGAAGCCCGCGGTTCATGAAACCGCGTTTATAGCAGACGGGGCCAGATTGCGGGGAGACGTGGTTATCGCCCAGGGCTCCGGGGTGTGGTACAATGCGGTGATGCGCGGCGACGAAGGCCGGATTTCCGTGGGCGAAGGAACCAATATCCAGGACTGCGTGGTGGTTCATTCCGATCTCGGCATGGGAGCTGATATTGGAAACGGCTGCACCGTCGGCCACGGCGCCGTCATCCGGGGCGCCAAAATCGGCGATAACGTCATGGTCGGCATGAACTCCACCATAATGACGGGAGTTGAAATCGGCCGGGACAGCATCGTTGCAGCCAATGCTTTGGTTTCCTACAATAAAAAGTTCCCGCCCAGATCCCTGATACAAGGCGTGCCTGCGCGGTTCGTCCGGGAGTTGACGGATGATGAGGTGGAATCCAACGTCATGGCCGCCAAACTGTATATTGAATTGGCAAGACGCTACTCCTCCGGCCAGGTCGCCGGACTGGAAGACTGA
- a CDS encoding PAS domain-containing hybrid sensor histidine kinase/response regulator, with the protein MPGKPTYEELEAQVQSLQQQVADLEDELHRAQWDGEFFSRSMLENLPFDFWVQDLQDQIILQSNLSRRHWGEALKGSDITKGLPESGVKLLKENKSKVVKGQTVAWEMQTGDGDLDARIFYNILSPVYSRGVLRGMLGIFFDVTDQRIAQEALNDSRLRLRVLLAQMPGAMMWTTDVNLRNTLSLGAALGSIGLESTQTPGMSLEDFFAISTPDFPPIRAHQAALKGISSAYEIVWSQRTFQAHTEPLRKQNGEIAGVISVAIDVTERKNIETALRESNEMARALLNASTDSVVLLDRQGAILALNQTCASNLRSSVDDALSECVWDLPQKYMPSLEQAQIQAVLDTGKSLRYSDERNNRFYDVLVYPIHDQEDHVDRVAVFARDVTAQKQAEEEKLRLESQLQQAQKAEAIGTLASGIAHDFNNILSAIMGYTEMCTMEIPEGSMAHNNLLQVLKASHRAKDLVGQILTFSRQKGQEQKPVQMDLVVNEALKLLRASLPSTITFRRYIKKEMGKVLADPTALHQVLMNLCTNAFHAMRNAGGVLEVRLENKAFEPDEPLPDPGMAPGRYLRLTVSDTGHGMDAQTMERIFDPYFTTKGMGEGAGLGLAVVQGIVNSHGGVITVKSTLGEGSSFRVYLPETDTCDVDDQDEILPAPRGQERILFVDDEPDLLQLGKQMLEHLGYQVVTFLNPNEALQEFTQNPGAFDCVVTDQTMPYMTGGVLAQKILEIKPDTPIVLCTGYSEIISEEKAKTLGIRGYMMKPLELFRFSSIVREALDASV; encoded by the coding sequence ATGCCGGGTAAGCCGACTTACGAAGAACTGGAAGCCCAGGTTCAAAGCCTGCAGCAGCAAGTTGCAGACCTGGAGGACGAACTTCACCGGGCCCAATGGGACGGGGAGTTTTTTTCCAGAAGCATGCTGGAAAATCTTCCGTTTGATTTCTGGGTGCAGGATCTCCAGGACCAGATCATCCTGCAAAGCAATCTTTCCAGAAGGCATTGGGGCGAAGCCTTGAAAGGCTCGGACATCACCAAAGGACTTCCCGAGTCCGGCGTAAAGCTGCTTAAAGAAAATAAATCCAAGGTTGTCAAAGGCCAGACCGTCGCCTGGGAGATGCAAACCGGGGATGGGGATTTGGACGCAAGGATTTTTTACAATATCCTGTCCCCCGTGTACTCCCGCGGCGTACTCAGGGGGATGCTGGGCATCTTTTTTGACGTGACCGACCAAAGGATAGCCCAGGAAGCCCTTAACGATTCCCGGCTTCGCCTGCGCGTCCTGTTGGCGCAAATGCCCGGCGCCATGATGTGGACCACGGACGTGAATCTGCGCAACACCCTGTCCCTGGGCGCCGCCTTGGGCAGTATAGGCCTGGAATCCACCCAGACGCCCGGTATGAGCCTGGAGGATTTTTTCGCTATTTCCACTCCCGATTTTCCCCCCATCAGGGCCCACCAGGCGGCCCTGAAAGGCATATCCAGCGCTTACGAAATCGTCTGGTCCCAAAGGACTTTTCAGGCCCATACGGAGCCCCTCAGAAAGCAAAACGGAGAAATTGCCGGCGTGATCAGCGTGGCCATTGACGTCACCGAACGCAAGAATATAGAAACCGCCCTGCGTGAAAGCAACGAAATGGCCCGGGCTCTGCTTAACGCCTCCACGGATTCGGTGGTGCTTTTGGACCGGCAGGGGGCCATCCTGGCCCTTAATCAGACCTGCGCATCCAATTTACGGAGCTCCGTGGACGACGCTTTAAGCGAATGCGTTTGGGACCTGCCTCAAAAATACATGCCCAGTCTGGAGCAGGCGCAAATTCAGGCGGTTTTGGATACAGGCAAATCCCTCCGCTACTCGGATGAAAGAAACAACCGGTTTTACGACGTTTTGGTTTACCCCATACACGACCAGGAAGACCATGTGGACCGCGTGGCCGTGTTCGCCAGGGACGTCACCGCCCAAAAACAGGCGGAAGAGGAAAAGCTCCGCCTGGAGTCCCAATTGCAGCAGGCCCAAAAAGCGGAGGCCATCGGCACCCTGGCAAGCGGCATAGCCCACGATTTCAATAATATCCTTTCGGCCATCATGGGATACACGGAAATGTGCACCATGGAAATCCCGGAAGGCTCCATGGCCCACAACAACCTGCTGCAGGTCCTGAAAGCCTCGCATCGGGCCAAGGATCTTGTGGGACAGATTTTGACCTTCTCCCGTCAAAAGGGGCAGGAGCAAAAACCCGTCCAAATGGATCTGGTGGTCAACGAGGCCCTCAAGCTCCTGCGCGCCTCCCTGCCTTCCACCATTACCTTCCGCCGTTACATAAAAAAGGAGATGGGCAAGGTGCTGGCCGACCCCACGGCCCTGCACCAAGTGCTCATGAACCTTTGCACCAACGCCTTTCACGCCATGCGCAACGCCGGCGGCGTTTTGGAAGTGCGCTTGGAAAACAAAGCCTTCGAGCCGGATGAGCCTCTGCCGGACCCGGGAATGGCCCCTGGACGGTATTTGCGCCTGACCGTATCGGATACCGGACATGGCATGGACGCCCAAACCATGGAACGGATTTTCGACCCTTATTTTACCACCAAGGGAATGGGCGAGGGCGCCGGCCTGGGCCTGGCCGTGGTCCAGGGGATCGTCAATAGCCATGGAGGCGTTATTACAGTAAAAAGCACGCTGGGCGAGGGCTCCTCCTTTCGGGTCTATTTGCCGGAAACCGATACTTGCGACGTGGATGACCAAGACGAAATCCTTCCTGCGCCCCGCGGCCAGGAACGCATTCTTTTCGTCGACGACGAGCCCGACCTCCTTCAGTTGGGCAAGCAAATGCTGGAGCACCTGGGGTATCAAGTCGTCACCTTTCTCAATCCCAACGAAGCCCTGCAGGAGTTCACACAAAACCCCGGCGCCTTTGATTGCGTCGTCACGGATCAGACCATGCCTTATATGACGGGCGGCGTGTTGGCCCAAAAGATTTTGGAAATAAAACCCGATACCCCCATTGTGCTTTGCACCGGATACAGCGAGATCATATCCGAGGAAAAGGCGAAAACGCTGGGCATCCGGGGGTATATGATGAAACCGCTTGAATTGTTTCGTTTTTCCAGCATCGTCAGGGAAGCCTTGGACGCCTCGGTTTAA